A part of Sediminispirochaeta bajacaliforniensis DSM 16054 genomic DNA contains:
- a CDS encoding ABC transporter substrate-binding protein — protein sequence MKRNHHNSRVLWGSLVLTLLLTLGACNKGADSAAQGSKNTTEATVAATPETRSVTNCDGTVITVPYQVERIGCLFGPSYEKVVMLGAEDKIVFDGDYHIYSWPWSNVIYKHLNEVPGIKNAHSSPNIEDLVGYKPDIVFNFPNPNTTKAMSEAGMAVVPLASKPAYDSIVDEVGVYAEAIGGDAPKVAERYADYFNAMVKRISAVVDTIPEAERPNVYFANQELLMTHGSASSILDLIKVSGGVPVTTTLEGGGKTKVTAEQLLEWNPDYIFVDHAGSSGNATAEEVIHEMLSDDLYAEMSAVAQDHIFIVPTGVFFWDSGVQKPLLMLYLASTLYPDRFPEVDMTAELKRFYAEFFYYDLTDEQARRILAHLDPET from the coding sequence CGCGCAGGGATCAAAAAATACAACGGAAGCGACCGTAGCGGCCACGCCGGAAACCCGCAGCGTAACAAACTGCGACGGAACGGTCATCACCGTTCCCTACCAGGTCGAAAGAATCGGATGTCTTTTCGGACCATCGTATGAAAAGGTGGTAATGCTCGGGGCCGAGGATAAGATCGTCTTCGACGGGGATTACCACATCTACAGCTGGCCCTGGTCAAACGTAATTTACAAGCACCTCAACGAGGTTCCCGGCATCAAGAATGCCCACAGCTCCCCCAACATCGAGGACCTTGTGGGCTACAAACCCGATATCGTCTTCAACTTTCCCAATCCCAACACCACGAAGGCGATGAGTGAGGCGGGAATGGCCGTTGTTCCCCTGGCATCGAAACCAGCTTATGATTCCATCGTCGATGAGGTTGGAGTATATGCCGAGGCGATCGGAGGCGACGCTCCAAAGGTAGCCGAACGCTATGCCGACTATTTCAACGCCATGGTGAAACGTATTAGCGCGGTCGTCGACACCATCCCCGAGGCCGAACGGCCCAACGTCTACTTTGCCAATCAGGAACTATTAATGACCCACGGATCGGCCTCAAGTATTTTGGATCTCATCAAGGTCAGCGGGGGCGTTCCCGTTACCACCACGCTTGAAGGGGGCGGAAAAACAAAGGTGACCGCCGAGCAGCTTCTGGAATGGAACCCCGATTACATCTTTGTCGACCATGCCGGTTCATCAGGTAACGCCACGGCCGAAGAGGTGATACACGAGATGCTTTCCGACGACCTCTACGCCGAGATGAGTGCGGTTGCGCAGGACCATATATTTATCGTACCCACCGGTGTCTTTTTCTGGGATTCCGGTGTCCAAAAGCCCCTGCTCATGCTGTATCTTGCGAGTACCCTCTATCCTGATCGCTTTCCCGAAGTCGATATGACGGCGGAACTCAAGAGGTTCTATGCAGAATTCTTCTATTATGACCTGACCGACGAGCAGGCCCGGCGGATTCTGGCCCATCTCGACCCGGAAACGTAA